Proteins from a single region of Hordeum vulgare subsp. vulgare chromosome 6H, MorexV3_pseudomolecules_assembly, whole genome shotgun sequence:
- the LOC123405940 gene encoding E3 ubiquitin-protein ligase BOI-like: MPMSNEPLYGSAVPSQQGYHSYNGLVASPSPTLGVRFDGAQEMTTNKRKRDEQSSTLGAAQAQQHPVVVDRNVRNQAEKFWNTLEQERQMQETLTVSTVKAMAEKLLLAKDQEIMRSWSVNWALGERFRTLYREAQAWRMDAQSKQTAANVLRADLERALAQQAARYGGGGSGSGNGEDDAESCCWGENHVAFCGEVEVETPVVGPPVTGVGMCKRCNQSAPVVVMLPCRHLSVCGPCAEAAWWCPSCGCAKQGSICINFS; this comes from the exons ATGCCTATGAGCAATGAGCCTTTGTATGGCTCTGCGGTGCCCAGCCAGCAGGGATACCACTCGTACAATGGCCTCGTAGCGTCGCCGTCGCCGACGTTGGGCGTCAGGTTTGACGGCGCTCAAGAAATGACCACCAACAAGCGGAAGCGGGACGAGCAGTCGTCGACGCTTGGCGCGGCTCAGGCGCAACAGCACCCGGTCGTCGTCGACCGCAACGTGCGCAACCAG GCAGAAAAGTTTTGGAATACTTTGGAGCAGGAGAGGCAGATGCAAGAGACGCTCACGGTCTCGACCGTGAAGGCCATGGCCGAGAAACTGCTCTTGGCCAAGGATCAGGAGATCATGCGGAGCTGGAGCGTGAACTGGGCACTTGGGGAGCGCTTCAGGACCCTCTACAGGGAGGCTCAAGCGTGGCGCATGGATGCGCAGTCCAAGCAGACCGCAGCCAACGTGCTCCGCGCCGACCTAGAGCGGGCGCTCGCCCAGCAAGCGGCCCGTTATGGTGGCGGTGGCAGTGGCAGCGGCAACGGTGAGGACGACGCCGAGTCATGCTGCTGGGGCGAGAACCATGTAGCGTTCTgcggggaggtggaggtggagacgccGGTAGTGGGGCCTCCGGTAACTGGAGTCGGCATGTGCAAGCGGTGCAATCagagcgcgccggtggtggtcatGCTACCATGCCGGCACCTCTCCGTTTGCGGGCCATGCGCGGAAGCAGCATGGTGGTGCCCGTCGTGTGGATGCGCCAAGCAGGGCAGCATCTGCATCAACTTCTCCTGA